Genomic DNA from Hyphomicrobiales bacterium:
TCGCCCATAACCTGATGGCGGCCCATCGCCTGCGCACCGCGACCACCTAAGCCGGCCGCGGACACACATTCGGCGACATCAAAACCAACAACGCCCTGCCCAGACCACTGCAGCCATGTACAAAACGCCGATTCCTTCACAAGCTCATTCGCGGGATGGACATGCTCAATCCGCGCCAGGTCGGAGAAGCGGAGCGCATCGGCCGCAAGCAGGTCAAGAGCATCGTGAATTTCCTGAAAAGGGAGGCGCCGGGATTCGAGAACGCCATTCTCACCAACATCGCCACTCGGGTCGGCGTGCGTGAGACAAGGCGCATTGTAGGACAGTACACGCTGACGGCCGAGGACATTCTCGAACAACGTTCCTTCGACGATGTCATCGCTCTTGGCTGTGGGCCCATGGATGTTCACGATCCGAACGGCACCAGTGTATCGCTCAGCATGCCCCCGGCGCCTTGGGACATTCCAATGCGCTGTCTTGTGCCGGCAGGCGTCGAGGGGCTGTTGGTGACCGGACGGGCGATCTCGGCGACTCAGGAAGCCAACGGCGGATCACGTCATATGGCAACCGCTATGGCTCTTGGCCATGCCACAGGCACGATGGCGGCAATCGCGGTCGATCAAGCCAATTCCCCACTGTCGGTTCCGACGAAGGTGGTTCAGGCGGCGCTTCACGACACCGCCGCCGCGATCAGTGTTGAGGATTGCGAGCGGCTTACACAGGTGAATGCAAACTAGCCGAAACAATTCACTGAATTACAATCTCCTTGTAAGCGATGGGGTGGACGCTCTCCTTGCCGTGGTTCCAAACACCACCACTTTGGCACGTCGATGCCGTCGGAGGGCGTCCACCCCATCGCTTACCGGCGCTTCCCTGTTCCTTGAAACAAATTTCCTGTTCGCCGGAGAAAATTCCCTGTTCCGTCGCGTAGGGAATTTCCGAAAAAATGCCGTGATTGCAATGAGTTATGAGGGACGGCAAGGCCGATTTGCGCACATATTTGAAAAATTTCCCTGTAAATTCCCGTAGAACAGGGAAATCGGTACCGGAGACGGGTTCGCCGCAGACTGCCTGCTCCACCAAGCCTTCAATTCACGCGCTGGGAAAAGCAGCGACTGCCGCGGGGCGTTTCGGCGCGTGGGAGCCGCGCGGTCATCGGCGTCGATTTTGGCTGAAGGCGGGGGCGGTGCGGGAAGGACGGCCGCTTCCGAGTTTGGGGGTCGTCTTGCGGCCATCCTTCTACCGAACCTGACTGACTACGCACGACCTGAATGCCAGCCACCGCCAGTTAAGCGCAAAGACCTTGCCATTCAGTGAAGCGGATTTGCCGCATCATATGGGAAAAATCGGAACTCGCGCCCCCATATCTGGTGGGTCGCGCGGGCTTCATGTCGCAGCCATTGCATTTTGCGAATAAGGCGGGTTTGCGGCCTGATCGGAGGACAAGAATTTGTCCGGGGCGAGGCGTGGACCGAAATCCCCCTGATCTGATTCGGATTTTGCTCCTATCTGTTCGGTTGGGCATGTTCTTGTCGCAAAACCGGTTTCCACTCTTGCGGAACATGCTTCTAGGCGCGCGTCATTCCGCGGCCAGATGGCGGCTGTGGCGCGCGTCGCTCGCCAGCCAGCGATCGAGAAGCCGCCGGAGCCAGTCGGCATTGGCGTCGTCGTGGATAGTGCGCTCGCTGAAATGCTCTTCCCGCGGGCGGGCGCCAGGCAGCGTCAGCCGTTCCGCCCCGCGCACCGTCCAGCGGTGCATCATGGCAAGGTTGACTTCCGGGTGAAATTGCACGGCGTAGGCGGCCTCTCCGTAGCGGAAAGCCTGGCAGGCAAAGGTGTCGCCCTCGGCCAGCAAGGTCGCTCCACGCGGCAGCTCGAGCCCCTCGCGATGCCATTGATAGACCTTCTGCGGCCAGGGCGCGAGATCGGCTCCGGCGCGGGTCGGGCGGATCGGATAGTAGCCGATCTCGACCTCGCCCTGGCGATGCTCGCGGACCGGGGCGCAGAGCTGGCGGGCCATGATCTGCGCCCCCAGACAGATGCCGAGGAACGGCGCCTCCTCATCGAGCGCGACCCTGACCCATTCGATCTCGGCGCGCATATAGCCGTCTTCGTCATTGGCGCTGATCGGCCCGCCGAAGATGATGGCACCGGCATGCTCCTCCATGGTCTCCGGCAGCGGGTCGCCGAAGCGCGGCCGGCGCATGTCGAGCTTAAATCCGCGCCCGCGCAACATGTTTCCGACCCGTCCGGGAGTCGAGTGCTCCTGATGCAATATGACGAGAATCTTACCGGTCATCGCAGTGCAACATAGCGGCAAAGGCCTGAGAAACAAGTAAACGCGCGCGCGTCAATCCGCCTTCCGCGCCTTGGCAGCCCGCCGCTTCAGCCGCAGGCGCTCGCGCCGCTGCACGCCGAGCAGCTCGGCGACGCGCCACACCAGATTGTCCTCGAACTCATGCACGGCGCCGTCGGCATAGACGATCTCCCACAGCATCTCAACACTGCGCTTGCGCCCCTTCTCGTCAAGCGCCCGCTTCAGCACGCTGGTGAAGGTGTAAAGGTCGACGGCCTCCTGGTCGCGCTCGCGCGCCTCGGCGACCAGCTCGCTCGTCTCGGCGTCGGAGAGCTCGAACTCGCGTTTGAGGACCGTCCGGATGGTGGTCTTTTCCGCCTCGTCGACGACGCCGTCGATCGACACCGCATGGACCAGCAGCGCGGCGATGGCGAGCCTGTGGTCGTCCTCGCCGAAGTGATGTGCCGCATCCGGGGATTGCTGCAGGCGGTCGATGAACTGGCGCAGGGCTGTCAACATGATCCTGGGGCGAATATGGGGTCCCGCTCACCTTAGTCGAGCCAGCCGGCGGCGGCAAATCGGCACCATTGATTACGCCCGCCCGATATGCTCATAATACTGATGATTTAGAGGGGTTCAAATCTGCAAGGGAGACGGCGCGGCGATGCCCGAGCGACAGATTTTGATTGCCGGTGGCGGAATTGGCGGTTTTGCGGCGGCTCTGGCGCTGAGCCAAAAGGGCCGCGCCGTGCATCTGATCGAACAGGCTTCGGAATTCGGCGAGATCGGCGCCGGCATCCAGCTCGGCCCCAACGTCTTCAAGATGTTCGACGTGCTCGGCCTTACCGACCCCATCAACGATGTCGCCGTGTTCCCGGACGCGATGGGGATGATGGACGGGCTCACCGGCGAGCGGATCACCCGCATCCCGCTCAACACCAACGAGTTCCGCGCCCGCTTCGAATATCCCTATGGAGTCATCTACCGGCCCGACCTGCACAACGCCCTGATCGACGCCTGCCGGGCCTCGCCGCTCGTCGAACTGACCCTCAAGCAGAAGGTGGTCGACTTCGAGAATGCCGACGACAGGGTCCGGGTGTTCACGGAGAGCGGCAAGACCTACGAGGGCGAAGCGCTGATTGCCGCCGACGGCGTGTGGTCGAAGGCGCGTGCCAAGATCGTCAATGACGGCAAACCGCGGGTGTCCGGCCACATCGCCTACCGCGCCGTGCTGCCGACCGAGCAGGTGCCGGAGCATCTGCGCATCAAGGAGGTGATCCTGTGGGCCGGGCCGAAGACCCATCTAGTCCACTATCCGCTGCATCGGGGCGAAATCTTCAATCTGGTCGCCGTGTTCCATTCCGACCGCTACGAGGAGGGTTGGGACGTCTACGGCGACACCGAGGAGCTCAACCAGCGCTTCGCCGGCGAGCACGAGAACGTGCTGATGATGCTCGACAAGATCGAGACTTGGAAGATGTGGGTGCTGGTCGACCGCGAGCCGGTGAAGAACTGGAGCGACGGGCGCGTGACGCTGCTCGGCGACGCCGCCCATCCGATGCTGCAATATCTCGCGCAAGGAGCCTGCATGGCGATCGAGGACGCGGTCTGCGTCGCCAACAAGATCGAGGCGAGCAACGGAGACTTCGAGGCGGCCTTTCGGGCCTACCAGAACGACCGCTATCTGCGCACCGCGCGGGTTCAGATCATGGCGCGCGTCTATGGTGAATTCTATCACGCCGCCGGCCCGACCGCCGAATTGCGCTACATGATGCTGTCGCAGCGCACCCCCGAGCAGGCCTATGACGGCAATGCCTGGCTCTATGCCGGCGTCGACAGGACCGGCGCGGCCCTGGGCTGAGCCGGGGGAAGCAGGAAAGCCAAGACGGAAGGAACAACGATATGTCCTTGACCAAGGCCCCGGCCGAGACCGCCGAGCGGAAGGCCTATTACGAGAAGATCGGCAAGAAGAACATGACCCCGCTGTGGGCGGTGTTGAGCGGCCTCATCACGCCGCAGCCGAAGAGCGCCTGCAAGCCGCATTTGTGGCGTTATGCCGAGGCGCGCGAAATGCTGCTCGAGGCCGGCGATCTGATCTCCGCCAAGGAGGCCGAGCGCCGGGTACTGATCCTGGAGAACCCGGGGATGCCGGGGGATTCGAAGATCACCACCTCGCTCTATGCCGGGCTTCAGCTTGTATTGCCCGGCGAGGTGGCGCCGGCCCACCGCCACAGCCAGTCGGCGCTGCGCTTCATCATGGAAGGCTCCGGCGCCCACACCACCGTCAACGGCGAAAAGACCGTTCTCGAGGTCGGCGACTTCGTCATCACGCCGCCCAATTCCTGGCACGACCACGGCAATGATTCCGGCAAGCCGATCATCTGGCTCGACGGGCTCGACATTCCGCTGGTGCAGATCCTCGACGCCTCCTTCGCCGAATCCTACCCCGACGAGGAGCAGCCCATCGACAAGCCGACCGGCCACTCCAACGCCCGTTATGGCGCCAACATGCTGCCCGTCGACTATGAGAGCCGGGTGCTGTCCTCGCCGATCTTCAACTACCCTTACGCGCGCACCCGCGAGGCGCTCGAATCGATGCGCCGGCGCGACGAGTGGGACCCCTGCCACGGGCTGAAGATGAAATATGTCAATCCGCAGGACGGCGGCTTCGCCATGCCGACCATCGGCACCTTCATCCAGCTCCTGCCCAAGGGGTTCAAGACGGCCCGCTATAGGTCGACCGACGCGACCGTCTATGTGCCGGTCGAAGGCCGCGGCCGCTCGCAGATCGGCGAGGAGACGTTCGACTGGGGGCCGCAGGACGTCTTCGTCGCGCCGAGCTGGATGCCGGTCCACCACGAGCCGGACGGGGACGCGGTCCTGTTCAGCTTCTCCGACCGGCCGGTGCAGCAGAAGCTCGGCCTGTGGCGCGAAGACCGCGGCAATGCGTGAGGCGGGATGGCTCTCGTTTGCATGAGCCAAGAGACCGGATGAGCGAGCTCCTTCAACGCCCGAGCGATGCCGCGCACAGCTGTTTCGAGGAGGTGTGCAACATGCCGGGCCATATGCTGCGCCGGTTCCAGCAGATCGCCGTTTCAATCTTTCTCAGGGACTGCAAGGCGTTCGAACTGACCCCGGTGCAGTTTTCCGTGCTCGCGGCGCTGTCTGAGGCAAATCCGCTCGACCAGATCCGCCTCGGGGGCATGGTCGCGCTCGACCGCACGACCATCAGCCTGGTCGTCCGCAAGCTCGAGGAGCGCGGCCTCGTTGCCCGCCAGGTATCCAAGAAAGACCGCCGCTCCAAGCTCATCAGCCTGACGGTAGCGGGCCGGGCGCTGGCCGAGGCCGCGCTGCCGAGCGTAAGAGCGATCCAGGACAAAATCCTGGCGCCGTTGACGGCGGCCGAGCAGGATGTATTCATGGCGCTGTTGCACAAGGCGGTCGAGGCCAACAATCAGCAGAGCCGCGCGCCTTTGCGCAGCGTCTGACGGAACCCCCGGATCCTGTGCCATTGCGGGACGAATCACCTTATTTTGGGCCAGATTTCGTATCCGCCGCCGCCACCGGCCTCGACGGTTGCGGCCGGTCTCACCATAACTGATTGAAAAATATCCTTTTTTCTCGGAGCCCCGAGCGCGCCGTCGGCCTTCGGCTTGGCATGGAAGCTGCGAGAAGGAACGCGAAAAAGCCTCCGGCAGGCATCGGACAGGACCATGACCGCGCACACGCCCACCGACATCTCGACGCCGGTGTTGATTCTCGGTGGCAAGGAGAATTCGCTGTCGCTGGCGCGCCATCTCGGCCGCCGCGGCATCGCGGTCAGGGTAACCGGGCAAAGGGAGTGCTTGGGCATGTATTCCCGCCACTGCCGGCAGCGCATTCCGATCGGCTGGGACGTGAGGGCCCGGGCCTTCTGGCGCGAGCTGTTGCTGTCCGGCGACAGGCCCGATCTTCACGGTCACATCATCTTTCCCTGCAACGACGAGGCGATCGAATTCGTCGCCGATTTCCAGGACGAGCTTGCCCACCACTACATCCTCGACGGCGGCACGGCAGCTCAGCGCAAAGCGCTGCTCGACAAACGCAGGACGCTCGAACTGGCGCTCGCCGCGGGGGTCGTGACGCCGAATTTCTGGAGCGTGAAGGACGAGGCGGACATCGAGAAGCTGCGCCATGGCGCGACCTTCCCGCTCATGGTCAAGCCCATTCAGTCGCACAAATTCTCGCGCGTCTTCGGCCAGAAGCTGTTCATCGTCGAGAAGGATTTCGCCGCGCTCCTCGACAAGGTTCGCCTCGCCCAGGCGCATGACCTCGAGGTCATGGTCATCGAGATGATCCCCGGTCCGGACGACCGGTTGAGCAGCTACTACACCTATATCGACGAGCGCGGAAACAACCTGTTCCACTACACCAAGAGGGTTCTGCGCCGTTATCCGGCCAATCGCGGCAATGCCTGCCATCACATTACCGAGTGGCTGCCGGAGACCGCGGTGGCGGGGCGCAAATTCTTCGACGGGATCGGCTTTCGCGGCCTCGGTAACATCGAGTTCAAGCGCGACGAGAGGGACGGAAAGCTCAAACTGATCGAGGTCAATGCCCGCTTCACTGCGGCCCAGGAGCTGGTGGTCCAGTCGAGCATGCCGATCGACCTTATCGTCTATTGCCACCTGACCGGGCAGCCGGTGCCGCAGGTCGGCGACTATGAGCAGTTGGTAAGATATTGGTATCCGGTGAGGGATTTTCTGGCGTTTCTCGAGCTGCGCAAGAGAGGGCAATTGAGGTTCGCGGAATGGGTGACGAGCGTTCTGCCGCTCAACCATGTCTCGCCCTTATACAGTCCGGCCGATCCGATGCCCTGTTTCGGCGCCGCGGGCGCGGTGCTCGAGAAAATCGTCAGGGGCCGCCGACAAACAGCGAATGAACGGACACCGCAGCGCTACGGAACCTTTACCGCCCGCTGATAGCGTCGCGCGGGACCAGGGCTTTCGCATGCGCATATTCACGCACGAACCACTGAGCCGGCCACGAGGCCATGGCGCGACGGCCGCGCGACTTGCGGCCGGGCGAC
This window encodes:
- a CDS encoding FAD-dependent oxidoreductase; the protein is MDMLNPRQVGEAERIGRKQVKSIVNFLKREAPGFENAILTNIATRVGVRETRRIVGQYTLTAEDILEQRSFDDVIALGCGPMDVHDPNGTSVSLSMPPAPWDIPMRCLVPAGVEGLLVTGRAISATQEANGGSRHMATAMALGHATGTMAAIAVDQANSPLSVPTKVVQAALHDTAAAISVEDCERLTQVNAN
- a CDS encoding glutamine amidotransferase, whose translation is MTGKILVILHQEHSTPGRVGNMLRGRGFKLDMRRPRFGDPLPETMEEHAGAIIFGGPISANDEDGYMRAEIEWVRVALDEEAPFLGICLGAQIMARQLCAPVREHRQGEVEIGYYPIRPTRAGADLAPWPQKVYQWHREGLELPRGATLLAEGDTFACQAFRYGEAAYAVQFHPEVNLAMMHRWTVRGAERLTLPGARPREEHFSERTIHDDANADWLRRLLDRWLASDARHSRHLAAE
- a CDS encoding TerB family tellurite resistance protein, translating into MLTALRQFIDRLQQSPDAAHHFGEDDHRLAIAALLVHAVSIDGVVDEAEKTTIRTVLKREFELSDAETSELVAEARERDQEAVDLYTFTSVLKRALDEKGRKRSVEMLWEIVYADGAVHEFEDNLVWRVAELLGVQRRERLRLKRRAAKARKAD
- a CDS encoding 3-hydroxybenzoate 6-monooxygenase; this encodes MPERQILIAGGGIGGFAAALALSQKGRAVHLIEQASEFGEIGAGIQLGPNVFKMFDVLGLTDPINDVAVFPDAMGMMDGLTGERITRIPLNTNEFRARFEYPYGVIYRPDLHNALIDACRASPLVELTLKQKVVDFENADDRVRVFTESGKTYEGEALIAADGVWSKARAKIVNDGKPRVSGHIAYRAVLPTEQVPEHLRIKEVILWAGPKTHLVHYPLHRGEIFNLVAVFHSDRYEEGWDVYGDTEELNQRFAGEHENVLMMLDKIETWKMWVLVDREPVKNWSDGRVTLLGDAAHPMLQYLAQGACMAIEDAVCVANKIEASNGDFEAAFRAYQNDRYLRTARVQIMARVYGEFYHAAGPTAELRYMMLSQRTPEQAYDGNAWLYAGVDRTGAALG
- the gtdA gene encoding gentisate 1,2-dioxygenase, whose amino-acid sequence is MSLTKAPAETAERKAYYEKIGKKNMTPLWAVLSGLITPQPKSACKPHLWRYAEAREMLLEAGDLISAKEAERRVLILENPGMPGDSKITTSLYAGLQLVLPGEVAPAHRHSQSALRFIMEGSGAHTTVNGEKTVLEVGDFVITPPNSWHDHGNDSGKPIIWLDGLDIPLVQILDASFAESYPDEEQPIDKPTGHSNARYGANMLPVDYESRVLSSPIFNYPYARTREALESMRRRDEWDPCHGLKMKYVNPQDGGFAMPTIGTFIQLLPKGFKTARYRSTDATVYVPVEGRGRSQIGEETFDWGPQDVFVAPSWMPVHHEPDGDAVLFSFSDRPVQQKLGLWREDRGNA
- a CDS encoding MarR family transcriptional regulator, with the translated sequence MSELLQRPSDAAHSCFEEVCNMPGHMLRRFQQIAVSIFLRDCKAFELTPVQFSVLAALSEANPLDQIRLGGMVALDRTTISLVVRKLEERGLVARQVSKKDRRSKLISLTVAGRALAEAALPSVRAIQDKILAPLTAAEQDVFMALLHKAVEANNQQSRAPLRSV